GCGTTCGCTGGCCACGACAGGTGCCGTTTTCTAACTCGAGCCGCGAGCAATCAGCTATTCGACCGCGAGAATGGTTCTCATCACCGGTCGTGACGGTCACTGGACACGTACTATCTCCCCCCTTGTGAGTTAGTGGCACCTGCAGGCCGCACTGGTTTGCAGAAATCCGTGGTTCGCATAGATGGTATGCTCGAACTGGCACTGCTGTTCTTCGTGATAGCATTGATCGCCGCCGCCCTCGGGGCAGGTGGTGTAGCAGGCCTGAGCATGACCATCGCCAAGTGGCTGGTCCTGATCTTCCTGGTACTGGCCGTGGCGTCGCTGTTACTGTAGCCCGGGGGCGGTCCCGGGCAGGGGTCGGCCACCAGCGGGGTGGTCGGCCCTCTTCGGCGCAGCACGCAGTAATCGCCAGCGACCGCCGTTCTCCGACGAGATAGGTGCTCGGGAGCGCCAGCTCTCTCGAGCGATTCGGACACAGTTACCGACGCTATGGTGGCAACCACGAGATCGAGTCCCTCAGACGGCGACGACCGCGTTGACGACGTACGTCGTAATCGCGGCGACGATGGCGCCCAGCCAGGACATGAACACGAAGTGGACGAGCCCGCTCAGGATGTGCCCCCGGTCGGTGAGCCGAATCATGATGGCAGAGAGCGCGGCGTTGATGAAGATCGTCGTGATCAACAGGTACTCCATCACGACGAGGTTGTACTGGCTGGTATTGAGCAAGTCGCCGACGAGTTGTTGATCTAGGTCCATCTCCGCGGTGATGTCCATCATGACCTCGACGATCTCGAGACCGATGAAGAACGCGAAGACGCTCGAGGCGGTGATCCCGTAGAGGACCCCGATGAGCGTGGTCGTCGCCTGCTGGCGCTTCTCGCGCACCTTCAGCACCTGGTTCTGGTTCTTACTGATGACCTGGCCGAGCACCTTCGGATCGCCGCCCATCTGCCGGCCGACGACGTACATGTCGCCGAACTTCTGGATCAGGTACGACCCCGTCTCCGCGGCGAACAGCCGCCAGGATCGAACGTCGTCGATCCGCATGTTCAGCCGCTTGTAGAGCGCGTCGACGTTCTTCGTGAGCGAGCCGAAGTCCTTGTGGCGCAGGCTCTCCAGGACGCTCCCGGTCGAGGTCTGCTTGACGCTCTCGACGGCCCCGAGTGCACGGATGAAACTCGGAAACTCGCTGTCGCGATTCTTGACCTTCTGTTCCTCCTGTCGCATCCGCCACCCGGGGAGCAACAGCGGCGTCACCGGGATGGCTGCCATGATTGGGAGCGGAATCCGATCCGGCGCGAGCGGCGTGAATCCGAGGGCGACGGCGACGACGAGGACGGCGAGCAGGAGGCACCCGCCGACGCCGACGACGAGCGCCTGCGGAATACGGACGAGCGGTCCCTCGCCGTCGGTCTCTTCGATGTACCAGAGCGGGTCGTACGGGGAGATGGTGTGGACGGCGTAGACGAAGCCGGCCTGGACGAAGCCGAACATGACGATGGTCCCGGCGATGAGCAAGGTCGGACTCGTTCCAATCAGGATCGGGAGGATGATGGCGAACACGAGCACGAATGCCACCGAGAGCATCATCGACAGGTACAGCTCTTTCATCACGTCGAGTTTGGTCAGGTCGCCCTCGTACCGGGTGACGAACTGCTGGATGATCGTATCCTGTTCGTCCATCAGGAAGTCGCTGATCTCCTGGCCACCGCCGACAGTGTACGCCAGGCGCTCGAGGAAGTCCGAGAGCAGGGGGCTCTGGGTCTGTTTCGCCCGGATGCGACAGGCGTCGTCGAGACTCAGGTTCCAGGTGTCTACGAGGGCGACGAGATGGCCCATCTCCTCGGCGATGGCCTGGTACTCGTCTTCCTCCGCGAGGATCCGGAACACCTCGACGCGGTTGACGTTGGTCGTCGAGAGGACGGTGATATGAGTCAGGAAGAGGTGAAAGCGCTGGCGAACTTCCTTGCGCCTGCGATCCTGGGCGATTTTCGGGTAGATGACTGCGACGACGACGGCGAACAGTCCGAAGACGACGGCGGGAACCGTCACCGTGAGCGAGAAGCCGAGCACGAACGGCACGACGACCGACGCGACGAAGATGGCAAACGCCGGGAGAACGACGAGCAGGAGGTACCGCTCGACGGACATCTCCATGGTCTCGTAGGCCGCGTTGATCGAGGCCAGCGCCGAGCGAGTGGAGAAGTCGGGCGGTTGAGTCTGGGTGTCGGTCGCCATAATTTCGGTGATCGTTACGCGAACTGCTCGAGCCCGCGAACCTGGATCGGGAGCCCCTGGACGCCGTCGCGCTGGAAGTCCGTGATGGCCTTGTTGACCTCGGTGTACCCGAGCACGTCGGCGTCGATGAGCTGGCGGATGATCTCCGCGCGACGGTCGAGTTCGTTGTAGATGTCGCGGGTGTCCTGATAGCCGAGCAGGGTCGCGATCTGTTCTTCGAGGACGTAGGAGTTGTTCCGCCCGGTGAACGTCACGTTGTCGTCCCTGGGGTCCCAGCTGAAGGCCTCGCGGGTGACGACACCGCCCTCGTAGTCGGAGTAGCCTTCGATCTCCTGGACCGAGGTCACCCGTCGAAGGATGTCGTCGCCCTGTTTCACCCGGTTCTGGAACAGCGCGACGTCGCAGTTGTCCATGAACGTCTCCGGGACGTTGATCGGGTTCCCGGTAAATCGCTGAATCATCGAGACGATGTCGCTCGCGTGGAACGTCAGGATGACCGGGTGGCCGGTCTGAGCGGCCTGGAACGCCATCTGTCCTTCCGCACCACGAACCTCACCGACGATGATGTAGTCGGGGCGGGAACGGAGGGCGGCCGCCACGAGATCGAACATGTCGACGTCAGCGTTGCCGTCGCTCGAGCCCTCCCTGGTGAGGAGCTGCTGCCAGGTACTGTGAGGCGGCACGACCTCGGCGGTGTCCTCCGCGGTGTAGATCTTGGCGTCACGCGGGATGAACGAGAGCATCGCGTTGAGCGTCGTCGTCTTCCCGGACGCCGTCTCGCCGACGACGAACACCGTCTGCTCGTTCTCCAGACAGAGCCAGAGGTAGGCCGCGAGTTCGGGGCTGAGCGTTCCCCACTTCGTGATCTGGAGGATGGTGAGCGGGATCTCCTCGCCCTGCCGGATCGTCAGCGACGGCCCCTGCACGGAGACGTCGTCGGAGTAGATGATGTTGATACGCGAGCCGTCGGGCAGGGTCGCGTCGATCACCGGGTCCGAGTCCGAGATGGGGTGGTTCATCCGCTCGCCCATGTTCCGGAGCCACTGCTCGAACTCCTCGGCGGAGCCGAAGTCGACCGTCGCCTCGACCATCCCGTAGGTGCCGTGATCGATGTAACACTGGTGGGGGCCGATGACGTGGATGTCCTCGTTGGCCGTGTCGACCATCACCGGTTCCAGGGGGCCGAGGCCCACGATGTCGCGCTGGAGCTGGTAGCGTATTTTGTCGTACTGTGCCTGGGTAAGGCCGATCTTTCCGCCGCCGAAGGCGCGCAGTCGACCGATCGACTGGCCGGTAATTCCCGAAGTTACCTCGGCGACCTCGCTCAGCAACTCGTCGAGGTGGGCCTCGAACTCCTCGTTGTCGGTCGGGGCGGGCCGGGTGACGCTCTTGTCGAGGATCCGCTGTCTGATCTGGTTGTACAGCGCCTTGTCGGCCTCGTCCAGGATGGGTTCGACGCAGTAGTACGTCTTGTCGATGCCCACGTCACCGTGAACGTGGCAGAAGATTGGCGCCTCCGCTTCGTAGATCACGTTCGGGCGGTGGGACTCCCACTCGCCCGACGGCTCCTCGATGAGCGTCGGGTACTCGCCGTACTCCTCGTGGAACCACTCGAGGTGCTCGCGGAGGTGAGGATACTCGTTCGCCAGTGCCTCGAGTTCGTTCGAGAGTCGCGCGGTGCCGAAGTCCGCCATCTCAGGCCACCGTCCGGCTGACGATCGAGACGCCCCGGCCCTGCTGGACGTTGAACCCGATGGAGTCGTCGACCGGGCTCTTCATGTTCTGGAAGCGACGCACCCTGATCTGGCGGCGAATCTCCTGGCCGACTGCGGACGTCTCGATGTCGAAGTAGACGTCCGCGACGTTCCGAAGCGGACGGAGCGCGTCGTCGTCGACGCTCGTCGGATCGACCGTCAACACGACCGTCTTGTCCTGGAGCGTGACCTGCCGGAGGAACGTGACCAGTCGCTGGAGGACGTGATCGGTGTCGGCCGGGTCGGCCGCCTCGAAGTTGGGATCGTTTCGCAACAGCGCCGAGAGCGTGTCGACGTAGACCACGTCCGCCCGCCAGAGCGTCTCGGCGTCGGCCAGTCGCGCCAGCAACTGGCGCTTCTTCCCCCGCGAGTGGGTGTCGACGTTTGCGTGCAGGAACAGCATTTGCTCGCCGAGTAAGTGCTCGACGACGTCGTAGGACAGCGAGTGCATCTGCTGGACGAACTCCCAGGACTCGAGTTCCGTCGAGACGTAGGTGACGTAGGTCCCCTCCTCGGCCATCCCGTAGGAGAAGCGCTGGGAGAGGGCGCTCTTGCCGGCGCCGTCTTCACCCTCGATGAGCACGACGCTCCCCTCCGGCAGGCCGCCGCCAATAGCGTTGTCCACGCGGTCCGTCTCCGTCAATCCGAGTGAGTAGTGGTCGGTCATAGGTAGAATTCGAACACCTCCCTGTCACCGCCGACGTCGACGACGACGCGGTGGTCGCCGGGATCGAGCCCGCCGTCGACGGCGACGACGAGTTCGGCGACCTCGCCGCGTCGCCAGGTCGGGCCGGCGGTGAGCACCGACACCTCGAGGCCGTCGCTCTGGATGTAAGTTCCGTCGACGAGGACGTCCAGGTTCGCGCCGTCAGTGGGGAGCGTTCGCTTGCCCGTGTTCTTGACGAGGAGCGTGATTCGCTCCTCGCCTTCGGAGTCGTTGTAGACGGCGTTGCTCCCGGCGTCGCTGATGATCTCGATGTCGGTGTCGATTTCTTGCTTGACGCTACTACTCTGGGTGTCGATCGAGTTGCTGAGTTCGTTGACGTTCGCTACGAGCGTGCCCGCGATTCCCGCCGCGACGAGCATCGCGGCGATGAACAGAATCAGAGTCGAGACGGATTCACTGGCCATCGGTCACCTCCGTGAGGATTCGGGCGAGGCCGTGTTCGGTGACGACCTTGACCCGGTTGGGGTAGTCGGTAACGTCCGAGACGATGAACTGGAGTTCCTCGCCGCTGTGGACGCGCTCGCGCGTCGCGTCGTCCTCCACGCTGGTTGCGGCGTCCGGCCGAACGACGCCGTCGACGAGCAGCGTCGTCTCGGTCGCCGATAACGTCGTCGCCCCTGTGTTCGTCACGTTCACGCGAAGTTCGTTCGCCACATCGTCGTAGGTCGCCTCGAGCGCAACGTCCGAGTTCCGCAGGTCGAGCGCGCGCTCGTCCCGTTCGTCGATCGCGTCGGCCCGTCGCTCGTGGGCGGTCTCGACGGTCGGGTAGACGATGCCGACGGCGACGAGGAGCCCGATGAAGAGGATCGCCACGGCCCCGCTGGTGCTGAATCCCATCCTGTCACCTCTGGGGGGTTACTTCTCGCTTGGTCTCGTGGATTTCCTGGAGTTTCATGATGTACGTGTAGCTGTCGGCGTGGTCTTCGGCGGTGAGTTCGTCGGGTGTCGTCTCCGGATCGACGTGCATGTCGAGGTCCGGCCCGCTGAGAACGCTCTCGAGGTGGTCCTTGACGTCCTCGCTGATCCAGCCGATCTCGCGATAGTACGAGATGGCCCGCAGTGTGGCGGCCGGGCCGCCGGTCCGTACGAGAGCGGTGAGCCACTCGAAGACGATGATGTCGCTCGCGTACGTGTTCGAGAGACGCGCGAGGGTGGCGTCGCTCGTGTCAGCCTCGTCCTCGTCCTCGTCTTCGGCTGCCTCTCCGTCCGCACCATCGACGCTATCGGTGGCCTGCACCTCGACGTGCGTGTCGTCGACGTCGTCCTCGTCGAACGTGATGGTCTGCCCGGTTTCGTCGGCGGTCGCGTCGGCCGCCGCGTCCTCGATCATCCCTTTCAGGTCGTCGAAGGAGACGGATTCCGCTTCTGGGTCGGCATCCATCTCGAGGCCGTCACGGTCGCGGCTCGCCTCGGTCGCCTCCGTCGCCGGTTGACCGAGGCCGAAGCCCTCGGGTTCGTCCTCGTCGTCGAAGACCCCGAACCCGTGGCGCTCCTCGCCGCTCCCCGTAAAGGGGTTCACGTCGTCGGTCAACCGGTCGTAGATCCCCAGCAGTTGGCGGATCGTGTCGTTGACGTCCTCGACCTGGCTCGAGACGTGCTGGGTGGAGTCCTGGATCGATCCCAGCGTGTTGCCCTTCTGCTCGAGGTCGTCCTCGAGATTCTCGATGCGGTGGTAGAGGTCGTCGACGACCTCGTCCTCGTCGAGTTCGTCGGGGTCGGGACGTTCCTCGCGTTCGAAGGTCGTGGCTTCGGACTGGCCAGTGGCGGCTTCGTCGGGTCCGGGTTCGTCGCCGTCGTGTGCGGCGTCAGTGTCGGCGGCTCCGGCTTCGGCCTCCGCGTTCGCCTGCCGCTCTGCCTCACGGTCCCGCCCTCGTCGACCCCCGGAGTTCCCGAGGAAGTTCTCGAGCAGTTCGCGGATGTTTCCCAGGCCGAGATTCATCGGATCACCGCGCGTGTGGCGCGTCGCGTGTCGTGAGTGGGAGCGTAAGGGAGGTCGAGTGCGACAGCAGAAGCGAAGGCGGAAGTAGAATTCAAAACGGAACCAAAAGCGAAAACGGGACTGCGGCCGGAACCCTGACGACGGCCACAGACACCAGAGAGGCAGTGACGCGGGCCGGCGGCGAGCCCGTCGTCACGTCGCGCAGTTACAGTCATTCATCACTCAGTAGTCACAGTAGCGGTATAGTAGTACGCTCGAGTTCGCTCCACGATTCGGCCTGCGTATCGAGTCGTGAGTCGGCGTTCGATACGCCGTTCGATATTCTACGGAGGTTGATTACCTAACTAGGCTATGGATCGACTGGGGTACATCCCCAGAATCTGTGATGTCAACGATATCGCCGCACGCCGACTTTCGACGGGGTTCAGACGCGTCCGTTCGCGTCCACACGACTCCGTCGCTACGTCCCCCCAGGAAGCGACGGGCTGTGCCCGTCGAGTCGGCGGAGACAGGCTCGAGGGACCGACAGGGTGTCTCGAGGGACAATGGTGGGTTGACTGCTATTGCGACCGGCGGCTCGAGAGGGCACACAGGGTGTACGCATACATGTTCGAAACAATAACAGATAACGACGAACGCGGTCAGGTGGGTATCGGTACCCTCATCGTCTTCATTGCGATGGTGCTGGTTGCGGCGATCGCCGCCGGCGTCCTGATCAATACGGCTGGCTCTTTGCAGAGCCAGGCGTCCGATACCGGTACAGAAACCCAGCAGGCGGTGGCGAACCAAATCGAGGTCATTCACGCGACGGGCGAGGTGAACCAGACAGAGGCTGACCCGAACTACGGTAACATCACCGACCTCAACATTATTGTCAAGAAATCCGCCGGTTCTGACGTAATTGACCTCACGTCGATGACCGTCCAGTATACGAGCTCCGACGTCTCGCAAGCGTTGCTGTACGACGACGGGTTCAACACAACCGGTATCGCCGGCACGGAAGCCGAGGGTGACTCGCTGACGGATACGGACGAC
This region of Natronosalvus halobius genomic DNA includes:
- a CDS encoding DUF1328 family protein; the protein is MLELALLFFVIALIAAALGAGGVAGLSMTIAKWLVLIFLVLAVASLLL
- the flaJ gene encoding archaellar assembly protein FlaJ; this translates as MATDTQTQPPDFSTRSALASINAAYETMEMSVERYLLLVVLPAFAIFVASVVVPFVLGFSLTVTVPAVVFGLFAVVVAVIYPKIAQDRRRKEVRQRFHLFLTHITVLSTTNVNRVEVFRILAEEDEYQAIAEEMGHLVALVDTWNLSLDDACRIRAKQTQSPLLSDFLERLAYTVGGGQEISDFLMDEQDTIIQQFVTRYEGDLTKLDVMKELYLSMMLSVAFVLVFAIILPILIGTSPTLLIAGTIVMFGFVQAGFVYAVHTISPYDPLWYIEETDGEGPLVRIPQALVVGVGGCLLLAVLVVAVALGFTPLAPDRIPLPIMAAIPVTPLLLPGWRMRQEEQKVKNRDSEFPSFIRALGAVESVKQTSTGSVLESLRHKDFGSLTKNVDALYKRLNMRIDDVRSWRLFAAETGSYLIQKFGDMYVVGRQMGGDPKVLGQVISKNQNQVLKVREKRQQATTTLIGVLYGITASSVFAFFIGLEIVEVMMDITAEMDLDQQLVGDLLNTSQYNLVVMEYLLITTIFINAALSAIMIRLTDRGHILSGLVHFVFMSWLGAIVAAITTYVVNAVVAV
- a CDS encoding type II/IV secretion system ATPase subunit, producing the protein MADFGTARLSNELEALANEYPHLREHLEWFHEEYGEYPTLIEEPSGEWESHRPNVIYEAEAPIFCHVHGDVGIDKTYYCVEPILDEADKALYNQIRQRILDKSVTRPAPTDNEEFEAHLDELLSEVAEVTSGITGQSIGRLRAFGGGKIGLTQAQYDKIRYQLQRDIVGLGPLEPVMVDTANEDIHVIGPHQCYIDHGTYGMVEATVDFGSAEEFEQWLRNMGERMNHPISDSDPVIDATLPDGSRINIIYSDDVSVQGPSLTIRQGEEIPLTILQITKWGTLSPELAAYLWLCLENEQTVFVVGETASGKTTTLNAMLSFIPRDAKIYTAEDTAEVVPPHSTWQQLLTREGSSDGNADVDMFDLVAAALRSRPDYIIVGEVRGAEGQMAFQAAQTGHPVILTFHASDIVSMIQRFTGNPINVPETFMDNCDVALFQNRVKQGDDILRRVTSVQEIEGYSDYEGGVVTREAFSWDPRDDNVTFTGRNNSYVLEEQIATLLGYQDTRDIYNELDRRAEIIRQLIDADVLGYTEVNKAITDFQRDGVQGLPIQVRGLEQFA
- a CDS encoding ATPase domain-containing protein; the protein is MTDHYSLGLTETDRVDNAIGGGLPEGSVVLIEGEDGAGKSALSQRFSYGMAEEGTYVTYVSTELESWEFVQQMHSLSYDVVEHLLGEQMLFLHANVDTHSRGKKRQLLARLADAETLWRADVVYVDTLSALLRNDPNFEAADPADTDHVLQRLVTFLRQVTLQDKTVVLTVDPTSVDDDALRPLRNVADVYFDIETSAVGQEIRRQIRVRRFQNMKSPVDDSIGFNVQQGRGVSIVSRTVA
- a CDS encoding flagellar protein G, producing MASESVSTLILFIAAMLVAAGIAGTLVANVNELSNSIDTQSSSVKQEIDTDIEIISDAGSNAVYNDSEGEERITLLVKNTGKRTLPTDGANLDVLVDGTYIQSDGLEVSVLTAGPTWRRGEVAELVVAVDGGLDPGDHRVVVDVGGDREVFEFYL
- a CDS encoding flagellin, whose protein sequence is MGFSTSGAVAILFIGLLVAVGIVYPTVETAHERRADAIDERDERALDLRNSDVALEATYDDVANELRVNVTNTGATTLSATETTLLVDGVVRPDAATSVEDDATRERVHSGEELQFIVSDVTDYPNRVKVVTEHGLARILTEVTDGQ
- a CDS encoding FlaD/FlaE family flagellar protein; amino-acid sequence: MNLGLGNIRELLENFLGNSGGRRGRDREAERQANAEAEAGAADTDAAHDGDEPGPDEAATGQSEATTFEREERPDPDELDEDEVVDDLYHRIENLEDDLEQKGNTLGSIQDSTQHVSSQVEDVNDTIRQLLGIYDRLTDDVNPFTGSGEERHGFGVFDDEDEPEGFGLGQPATEATEASRDRDGLEMDADPEAESVSFDDLKGMIEDAAADATADETGQTITFDEDDVDDTHVEVQATDSVDGADGEAAEDEDEDEADTSDATLARLSNTYASDIIVFEWLTALVRTGGPAATLRAISYYREIGWISEDVKDHLESVLSGPDLDMHVDPETTPDELTAEDHADSYTYIMKLQEIHETKREVTPQR
- a CDS encoding archaellin/type IV pilin N-terminal domain-containing protein, giving the protein MFETITDNDERGQVGIGTLIVFIAMVLVAAIAAGVLINTAGSLQSQASDTGTETQQAVANQIEVIHATGEVNQTEADPNYGNITDLNIIVKKSAGSDVIDLTSMTVQYTSSDVSQALLYDDGFNTTGIAGTEAEGDSLTDTDDRVRIEIDLTDANPQFENDAVLEEGDSATLSLVDQSGAKFTYGVTAPATFGDKSVVEV